A stretch of Methanosphaerula palustris E1-9c DNA encodes these proteins:
- a CDS encoding DUF373 family protein: MSDGWTLILSVDRDDDIGYKAGVASPVVGREACLETATALALVDPEDSDVNAIFQTIKIYDDLKREGQQVAIAVISGDHFHMIEGDRLIARSLDQVIRATGVTDCIMVTDGAEDDYVIPIIQSRLPVSSIKRVVVSQMPNLEGTYYILKKLLDDPKISRPLLVPVGLAMLLYATAYLLGYPEVAVVIVVGVIGVYLLLKGFGVDEVFGYSYHSLYESLSRGRYAVITNLVSLFLILFGILSGLTTMIVYYLTPELVGMLYLLLAFLYGAIPWFAGAGLVSTAGKILDVYLAERENLWRVVILPFVVVMLALVIYGISTYMLAVSGAPEFVLTTEAALRYLLVTIAGSLVSLVVGLSVQARLKRLAVPPADDGDVPLSPHE; this comes from the coding sequence ATGTCAGACGGGTGGACCCTCATCCTCTCTGTGGACAGGGACGATGATATCGGCTATAAGGCAGGGGTAGCGAGCCCTGTCGTTGGCCGCGAAGCCTGTCTGGAGACGGCGACGGCTCTGGCCCTGGTCGATCCTGAGGATTCTGATGTGAATGCGATCTTTCAGACGATCAAGATCTACGACGACCTGAAGCGGGAAGGGCAGCAGGTGGCCATCGCAGTGATCAGCGGGGATCACTTTCACATGATCGAGGGGGACCGGTTGATCGCCCGTTCGCTCGACCAGGTGATCCGGGCCACGGGAGTCACTGACTGTATCATGGTCACCGACGGAGCTGAGGATGATTATGTGATCCCGATCATCCAGTCCAGGCTTCCGGTGTCGAGTATCAAGCGTGTCGTGGTCAGCCAGATGCCCAACCTTGAGGGGACCTATTATATTCTCAAGAAACTGCTCGATGACCCGAAGATCTCACGACCGCTGCTGGTTCCGGTCGGCCTTGCGATGCTTCTCTATGCGACTGCGTACCTGCTTGGCTACCCTGAGGTGGCTGTGGTGATCGTGGTAGGCGTGATCGGGGTCTATCTGCTCCTCAAGGGATTCGGTGTCGATGAGGTCTTCGGCTATTCCTATCATTCCCTGTATGAGTCGCTGAGTCGGGGGCGGTACGCAGTGATCACCAACCTGGTCTCCCTCTTCCTGATCCTTTTTGGGATCCTTTCTGGGCTGACCACGATGATCGTCTACTACCTGACGCCCGAACTGGTGGGGATGTTGTACCTGCTCCTTGCATTCTTATATGGTGCGATTCCCTGGTTTGCTGGAGCCGGGCTCGTTTCGACAGCGGGGAAGATCCTGGATGTCTACCTGGCCGAGCGGGAGAACCTCTGGAGGGTTGTGATTCTCCCATTCGTGGTGGTGATGCTCGCGCTAGTTATCTATGGGATCAGTACCTACATGCTTGCGGTAAGCGGAGCCCCTGAGTTCGTGCTGACCACCGAGGCTGCGCTCAGATACCTGCTGGTGACGATCGCTGGCTCTCTGGTCTCCCTGGTTGTCGGGCTGTCGGTGCAGGCTCGGCTGAAACGATTGGCAGTACCCCCTGCCGATGATGGGGACGTTCCTCTCTCCCCTCACGAGTGA
- a CDS encoding coiled-coil protein has translation MLNELIEKRKKILAESEQHKERRNELNALASKFARERNALNTKTREFVDEAQKNKDLRDESNRSVQSLKEERNALNEQANVLFEEIEDFKKEHGNLKNRGIKELQKQIEHLEFRQQTEVISTDKERELIDKIKQMKSEVRDQESELEQNKDMRTKLNDAREFRKGASDIHAKVTELAELAQKYHDQMVENYRSADKSRESADEAHKSFVEAQESADAEHKFFLACQKELRDYDKVIGGLRKKTRKTKVTKEQKAVRKEAERIFTSFRGGEKLTTDDLLLLQRSKLV, from the coding sequence ATGCTGAATGAACTGATAGAGAAGAGAAAGAAGATTCTTGCAGAGTCTGAACAACACAAAGAGAGAAGAAACGAGCTCAATGCACTTGCCAGCAAGTTCGCACGCGAGCGAAATGCTCTGAATACAAAGACTCGGGAGTTTGTCGACGAAGCCCAGAAGAACAAGGATCTTCGTGACGAGTCGAACCGTTCAGTCCAGTCCTTAAAGGAAGAGAGAAATGCACTGAACGAGCAGGCAAATGTGCTCTTCGAGGAGATCGAGGACTTCAAGAAGGAGCACGGCAACCTGAAGAACCGCGGGATCAAGGAGCTGCAGAAGCAGATCGAGCACCTTGAATTCAGGCAGCAAACTGAAGTGATCAGCACCGACAAGGAGCGGGAACTGATCGACAAGATCAAGCAGATGAAGTCTGAGGTTCGGGATCAGGAGTCTGAGCTTGAGCAGAATAAGGATATGCGGACCAAGCTGAACGATGCCCGTGAGTTTCGTAAGGGTGCATCAGACATCCATGCGAAGGTGACCGAACTCGCCGAGCTTGCTCAGAAGTATCACGACCAGATGGTTGAGAACTACCGGAGTGCCGACAAGTCACGTGAGTCAGCAGACGAGGCCCACAAGAGTTTTGTCGAGGCTCAGGAGTCAGCCGACGCAGAACACAAGTTCTTCCTGGCCTGCCAGAAGGAGCTGCGTGACTATGACAAGGTGATCGGTGGCCTGCGCAAGAAGACCCGCAAGACCAAAGTGACCAAGGAACAGAAGGCGGTCAGGAAAGAGGCAGAGCGGATCTTCACCTCGTTCCGTGGCGGCGAGAAGTTGACAACGGACGACCTCCTCCTCCTCCAGCGCTCAAAACTGGTATAA
- a CDS encoding redox-regulated ATPase YchF gives MITIALAGKPNCGKSTFFKAATLADAEIANYPFTTIDANHGVAYVRVPCQCKEMKVSCGVCHDGFRFIPVNLIDVAGLVPEAHTGRGLGNQFLDNLRQANAIIHVVDASGATDAEGNPVDLGSHDPVGDITFLTHEMTMWLYGIVEKHWSRLLRTAQSKPVVLTNGLAEVVAGLGITLEDLQYVEKETGVDLVHANTEQLIAFCEQLLLQTKPMLIIGNKADLANETLRARLTEEKIPLVSGAAELALRNADKAHLIHYIPGDTIFTVPEGAVLNGPQKKALQQMATVVKTLNGTGVQQTINRVVFDLLDQIVVYPVEDENHLTDGRGRVLPDAFLLKKGSTPRDLAYRVHTDIGKGFLYAIDAKTKMRIKDSQQLKDGDIIRIVSATK, from the coding sequence ATGATAACGATCGCATTAGCCGGAAAACCAAACTGTGGCAAATCCACATTCTTTAAAGCTGCCACTCTTGCAGATGCAGAGATTGCCAACTATCCATTCACCACCATCGATGCCAACCATGGGGTCGCCTATGTGCGGGTCCCGTGCCAGTGCAAAGAGATGAAGGTCTCGTGCGGGGTCTGTCATGATGGCTTTCGGTTCATCCCGGTGAACCTGATCGATGTCGCCGGGCTGGTTCCTGAGGCACACACTGGTCGTGGACTTGGAAACCAGTTCCTGGACAACCTCCGTCAGGCCAACGCGATCATCCATGTCGTGGATGCAAGCGGGGCCACCGACGCCGAGGGAAACCCGGTCGACCTGGGATCCCATGACCCGGTCGGGGATATCACGTTCCTGACCCATGAGATGACGATGTGGCTCTATGGAATCGTTGAGAAGCACTGGTCAAGACTGCTGCGGACGGCGCAGTCCAAGCCCGTTGTGCTGACCAACGGCCTCGCCGAGGTGGTAGCAGGGCTCGGAATCACCCTTGAAGATCTCCAGTACGTGGAGAAAGAGACTGGGGTCGATCTGGTCCATGCCAACACCGAGCAGTTGATCGCCTTCTGCGAACAACTGCTCCTCCAGACCAAGCCGATGCTGATCATCGGAAACAAAGCGGACCTGGCCAATGAGACCCTGCGTGCACGCCTGACAGAGGAGAAGATCCCGCTGGTCAGTGGTGCGGCAGAACTGGCCCTTCGGAATGCAGATAAGGCGCACCTGATCCATTACATCCCCGGGGACACCATCTTTACAGTCCCTGAAGGGGCCGTGCTGAACGGACCGCAGAAGAAGGCGCTGCAGCAGATGGCAACGGTGGTGAAGACCCTGAACGGGACGGGCGTGCAGCAGACGATCAACAGGGTCGTCTTCGATCTGCTCGACCAGATCGTGGTCTACCCGGTCGAGGACGAGAACCACCTGACCGACGGCCGTGGACGGGTGCTCCCTGACGCGTTCCTGCTGAAGAAGGGGTCGACCCCCCGCGACCTGGCCTACCGGGTCCACACCGACATCGGCAAAGGGTTCCTGTATGCGATCGACGCCAAGACCAAGATGAGAATCAAGGACAGCCAGCAGTTAAAAGACGGCGATATCATCAGGATCGTCTCGGCAACCAAGTGA
- the nifB gene encoding nitrogenase cofactor biosynthesis protein NifB: MAEDGYKVATVQGREVQWDPEQMRKIQEHPCFSEKACHSFGRMHLPVAPRCNIQCNYCVRDYDCVNESRPGVTSRVLTPDEAVAMIKKVMAQYNYIKVIGIAGPGEPLANEETFETLRLVHEFFPSTIRCISTNGLLLPEKIDLLEKYGVGNVTVTLNALDPEVGAKIYSFINYHGNRYEGVEGAKILLENQLKGIELAVKKHMIVKINTVYIPGVNDDQILEIARKTSAMGAYTFNLIPLIAQYKFADIVPPTPAEKRAMQDQCAPYIKQMRHCQRCRADAIGKIGHDVQSCVYGDEGTKKD; encoded by the coding sequence ATGGCAGAAGATGGCTATAAGGTGGCAACTGTTCAGGGCAGGGAGGTTCAGTGGGACCCTGAACAGATGAGGAAGATCCAGGAACACCCCTGTTTTAGTGAGAAGGCGTGCCACTCCTTCGGGAGGATGCATCTGCCGGTCGCCCCTCGGTGCAATATTCAATGCAACTACTGTGTCCGTGACTATGACTGTGTGAACGAGTCCCGTCCTGGCGTCACCAGCCGTGTCTTAACCCCGGATGAGGCGGTTGCGATGATCAAGAAGGTGATGGCCCAGTACAACTACATCAAGGTGATCGGGATCGCAGGTCCCGGCGAGCCGCTGGCCAACGAGGAGACCTTCGAGACCCTGCGGCTGGTCCACGAGTTCTTCCCGTCCACGATCCGATGCATCAGCACCAATGGGCTCCTCCTCCCCGAGAAGATCGACCTGCTTGAGAAGTATGGGGTTGGAAACGTCACGGTCACGCTGAACGCGCTGGACCCTGAGGTTGGGGCGAAGATCTACTCGTTCATCAACTACCATGGGAACCGGTACGAGGGGGTCGAAGGGGCGAAGATCCTCCTTGAGAATCAGCTGAAAGGGATCGAACTGGCTGTGAAGAAGCATATGATCGTCAAGATAAACACCGTCTACATTCCCGGGGTCAATGACGATCAGATCCTTGAGATCGCCAGGAAGACCAGTGCGATGGGGGCGTATACCTTCAACCTGATCCCCCTGATCGCACAGTACAAGTTCGCTGATATCGTCCCGCCGACCCCTGCTGAGAAGCGGGCGATGCAGGACCAGTGTGCACCCTATATCAAGCAGATGCGTCACTGCCAGCGGTGCAGGGCCGACGCCATCGGAAAGATCGGTCATGACGTCCAGTCCTGTGTGTATGGGGACGAGGGAACGAAGAAGGATTGA
- a CDS encoding rubrerythrin family protein, whose translation MATEDDALEAFAGESQANRKYLAFSEKAVGEGFANVGKLFLAASEAEAIHARRLLQVLGAVKSTATNLEGSVEGETHEYTEMYPQFVRDAEAEGRMDAVMAFKHAMKAEEVHAGLYKQAVEAVKSGKDFEAQTIYLCPICGNIVVDTVPDKCPICNAKGSLFKAVQ comes from the coding sequence ATGGCAACAGAAGACGATGCATTAGAAGCCTTTGCAGGCGAATCTCAGGCGAACAGAAAGTATCTGGCCTTCTCAGAGAAGGCTGTTGGAGAGGGGTTCGCCAATGTCGGAAAACTCTTCCTCGCGGCTTCAGAGGCTGAGGCGATCCATGCCAGGCGGCTACTGCAGGTGCTCGGTGCCGTGAAGTCGACCGCCACAAACCTTGAGGGATCTGTCGAGGGAGAGACTCATGAGTACACCGAGATGTACCCACAGTTCGTCAGGGACGCCGAGGCAGAGGGACGCATGGACGCGGTGATGGCATTTAAACATGCAATGAAGGCCGAGGAGGTCCACGCAGGGCTCTATAAACAGGCTGTAGAAGCGGTGAAGAGCGGGAAAGACTTTGAGGCGCAGACGATCTATCTCTGCCCGATCTGTGGGAACATCGTCGTCGACACAGTCCCCGACAAGTGCCCGATCTGCAATGCGAAGGGCTCACTCTTTAAAGCGGTTCAGTGA
- a CDS encoding tetratricopeptide repeat protein, which produces MTSTARDHYNQGILQKKRYLYTDALASFEAALAIEPENHEFLMARGNMLYALERYQEALDSYRKAESLAGVRHRGLLLAISSTLAALGRHQESVQVYEEGMQAPRA; this is translated from the coding sequence ATGACGTCGACTGCCCGTGATCACTACAACCAGGGGATCCTCCAGAAGAAGCGGTATCTTTATACCGATGCGCTGGCCTCATTTGAGGCTGCGCTCGCAATTGAGCCGGAGAACCATGAGTTTTTAATGGCCAGGGGGAACATGCTCTACGCCCTCGAGCGCTACCAGGAGGCTCTTGATTCATACCGGAAGGCCGAATCCCTGGCAGGTGTTCGCCATCGCGGGCTGCTCCTGGCCATCTCCAGCACCCTTGCGGCGCTGGGCCGGCATCAGGAGTCGGTGCAGGTATATGAAGAGGGGATGCAGGCGCCGAGGGCCTGA
- a CDS encoding Hsp20/alpha crystallin family protein: protein MAFGRDNPFSLWGRELDEMMAAMESRFQSMRDPSRFFPGGLLPAVGSSAGEQVPALRGDIRIDIREMGDEVIIVADIPGVEKGDITLRLVNPNTLQISCERKVEHEKTSEEGHVILQERVFGSMDRLLVLPSEVSAENATSSFKNGVLEVHLHKLPVEHGTMIPIE from the coding sequence ATGGCTTTTGGAAGAGATAATCCGTTCAGCCTCTGGGGGCGCGAGCTCGATGAGATGATGGCAGCGATGGAGAGTAGATTCCAGTCGATGAGGGATCCTTCCAGGTTCTTTCCTGGAGGGCTTCTTCCTGCAGTAGGGTCATCTGCGGGAGAACAGGTGCCGGCCCTGCGGGGTGATATTCGTATCGATATCCGGGAGATGGGGGACGAGGTGATCATCGTCGCCGACATCCCTGGCGTGGAGAAGGGTGATATCACTCTGCGGCTGGTCAATCCGAATACGCTCCAGATCTCCTGCGAGCGGAAGGTCGAACATGAGAAGACGAGCGAGGAGGGGCATGTCATACTGCAGGAACGGGTTTTCGGTTCTATGGATCGGCTGCTGGTCCTCCCGTCAGAGGTCAGCGCGGAGAATGCCACGTCCAGCTTCAAGAACGGCGTCCTTGAGGTGCATCTCCACAAACTTCCTGTCGAACATGGTACGATGATCCCGATCGAGTGA
- a CDS encoding GyrI-like domain-containing protein, with amino-acid sequence MALNRIPIGTFSLITRLSQKALRLYDDRGLLVPESKDRITGCVAVTDPAIEVKTIPGGSHLTLVYQGAYPGLHEAWSRIFVYQEEKGYRIAGPGRELYLNDPAQVPEEDLLTELHLPIIP; translated from the coding sequence ATGGCACTCAACCGGATCCCCATCGGGACATTCTCGCTGATCACCCGACTCTCTCAGAAAGCACTGAGGCTCTATGACGATCGCGGGTTGCTCGTTCCGGAATCAAAGGATCGCATCACCGGATGCGTCGCGGTGACCGACCCCGCCATCGAGGTCAAGACGATCCCGGGCGGAAGTCACCTGACCCTGGTCTATCAGGGGGCCTATCCCGGATTGCATGAAGCGTGGAGCCGTATCTTTGTCTATCAGGAAGAGAAGGGATACAGGATTGCAGGGCCTGGGCGGGAGCTCTACCTGAACGATCCTGCCCAGGTGCCAGAAGAAGACCTGCTCACCGAACTGCACCTGCCGATCATCCCCTGA